In one window of Gossypium arboreum isolate Shixiya-1 chromosome 4, ASM2569848v2, whole genome shotgun sequence DNA:
- the LOC108465447 gene encoding transcription termination factor MTEF18, mitochondrial-like has product MGSCHIPQSQSPRLYITERSVLSQRCYGEDGVRIPRATLKEAQIALLEYLHSTRSIQFVDAENMSKNSPHFLRKLLKKVEIVKDVRRSMSRFLRYHPINEFEPFFESLGLKPCEYTPLLPRDLMFLSDDCLLQENYRVLCEFGVERNKIGQIYKKAVQVFQHDFGVLLLKLQAYQKLGLSQSFMAKIIVYSPHVLIGDIDIKFIKVLEILNGLGFDYAWIKEHLSEKEFYNWSMIFRVFKFFREMGCSSELGGLISQHPWLLFEGSGGRVLSLIAFLLKFGLPMDGICSMFLQFPEIQVSHFVSNIIRCFLFFQEIEMEVDEIGKIVCSYPILLGSCTLKKTSSLLHDLNVGKKRLCKYIQENPQELSKWGMGTRVRPLPDSGEGVESQKLKTKFFLDLGYGENPNMLKKAFKVFRGRGGELQERFDTIVNAGLDQEDVSKMVRVSPQILNQSKALIQSKIEILVNELGFPLSSLILFPSYLSYTTQRVRLRLAMYNWLKDQGKAEPDLALSTIISWSDKIFLSQCVNNHPSGPQVWEDLKAEFTRDK; this is encoded by the coding sequence ATGGGTTCATGTCACATCCCACAAAGCCAAAGCCCTAGACTTTATATCACAGAAAGATCAGTTTTGAGTCAACGGTGTTATGGGGAAGACGGCGTGCGAATCCCCCGTGCCACATTGAAAGAGGCTCAAATCGCGTTGTTGGAGTATTTGCATTCTACTAGGAGTATTCAGTTTGTAGATGCAGAGAATATGAGCAAAAACTCACCCCATTTCTTAAGAAAGCTTTTGAAGAAGGTTGAAATTGTGAAAGATGTTAGAAGGTCTATGTCGCGGTTTTTGCGTTACCATCCCATTAATGAATTTGAACCTTTCTTTGAGAGTTTGGGACTGAAACCTTGCGAGTATACCCCTTTACTTCCTAGGGATTTGATGTTTCTCAGTGATGATTGTTTGTTGCAAGAGAATTATAGGGTCTTGTGTGAGTTCGGGGTTGAACGAAATAAGATTGGTCAGATATATAAGAAAGCAGTTCAAGTGTTTCAGCATGATTTTGGAGTTTTGCTATTGAAGCTTCAAGCTTATCAAAAACTAGGGCTTAGTCAGTCTTTTATGGCGAAGATTATTGTTTATAGTCCTCATGTTTTGATTGGGGATAtagatattaaatttattaaggtATTAGAGATTTTGAACGGTTTGGGATTTGATTATGCGTGGATTAAGGAGCATTTGTCGGAGAAGGAGTTCTACAATTGGAGCATGATATTTCGAGTTTTCAAATTCTTTAGGGAGATGGGTTGTAGCAGTGAGTTAGGTGGGTTAATCAGCCAGCATCCATGGCTTTTGTTTGAGGGCTCCGGTGGCAGAGTGCTTTCGCTAATTGCATTCCTGTTGAAATTTGGACTCCCAATGGACGGGATATGCTCTATGTTTCTACAGTTTCCGGAAATCCAAGTTTCACATTTTGTTTCAAATATTATTAGATGTTTTCTGTTTTTTCAGGAGATTGAGATGGAAGTGGATGAGATTGGGAAAATTGTGTGTTCTTACCCTATATTACTTGGTTCATGCACATTGAAGAAAACAAGTAGTTTGCTTCATGACCTAAATGTTGGAAAAAAGCGGCTTTGTAAATACATACAAGAGAATCCCCAAGAATTGAGTAAATGGGGTATGGGAACGAGAGTTAGGCCATTACCAGACTCGGGAGAGGGCGTGGAGTCACAAAAGTTGAAGACAAAGTTCTTCTTAGACTTGGGATACGGGGAAAACCCTAACATGTTGAAGAAAGCATTCAAGGTGTTTCGAGGCAGGGGAGGAGAGCTTCAAGAGAgatttgatactattgtgaatgCTGGTTTGGATCAGGAAGATGTTTCTAAAATGGTACGTGTATCCCCCCAAATCCTAAATCAATCAAAAGCTCTCATCCAATCTAAGATTGAGATTCTAGTGAATGAGTTAGGTTTCCCTTTATCCTCTTTGATTTTGTTCCCCTCCTATCTTTCGTATACGACACAGAGGGTTAGGCTTAGATTGGCAATGTATAATTGGCTCAAAGATCAGGGAAAGGCAGAGCCTGACCTAGCCTTGAGCACTATAATTTCATGGTCTGACAAAATATTTCTGAGCCAATGTGTCAATAATCATCCTAGTGGCCCTCAAGTTTGGGAGGATTTGAAAGCTGAATTTACCCGGGATAAATGA